The genomic region cctgcagtaaAGCCAATTGATGAGAGGATGGGTGGAAAAGTTTGAGAGATGCATCAATCTAGACACAGGGTGAATAAAAGGCTGTGTACCTCACGTTGGTGGAAGCAGATACTTATACATATTGCAAAAATGCCTGAGCTCATGCCCGAtgcctataaaggtaaaggtaaagggacccctgaccattaggtccagtcgtggccgactctggggttgcggcgctcatctcattggccaagggagctggcgtacagcttccgggtcatgtggccagcatgactaagccgcttctggcgaaccagagcagcacacggaaacgccatttaccttcctgccggagcggtacctatttatctacttgcactttgacatgctttcgaactgctaggttggcaggagcaacagaagctcgccccgtcgcggggattcaaaccgccaaccttctggtcggcaagtcctagactctgtggtttaacccacagtgccacccgcgtccctaaaagctTACTAAGTGGCTAAAGTTCTGCACAGACAAGCGCATGCTAAGCTCTGATCTTCTCGCCACTTGTGGGGGCTCTCATGTTTGTTCCGTGCTTGCATTAGCAGTTTCATATATGGTTTTGGAAAGCCACCTAGCTTCCTGTCATGCTCTGTTGTTACAGTACCTATGTACTTTCCAAACCCTAAAAGGTCACATTTCCTGTAATTTGCTAAACTGGTAGATTCTTATCTCTATTACCGTAGCAGTCTGCAAATTCATGCAAGCATAGCAAGGCTTCTGCTATACCATGGTGGGGGGGGCAGTTAACGTTTCATGTTAGAAACATCCTGGAGATAATGATTGTCCACTCGTCCACCTAGCCCTGTATCCCTTGTGGGTTGGCTACCAttgccgtcagaaagttcttcctgatctttagCTGGCATCTCATTTCTTTCAAGTTGGGTCTTCTGTTGATGTaatctagaatagcattagtttttttattattttgctttttttggggggggggtgctgcatcacactgttgtcccatgttaagcttgtggtctactaagaaccGCATTTACTACTGGCAGGCCAGAGTGTCgcccattttatatttgtgcagctgcttattcctgcctaagtgtgggACCTTACATTTGATAATTATTGCTAATTATTTTATATAACCAATGAATATAATGTGAACCTTATTCTCAAGTAAATATGCCTAGATCCTGCTTCAGGCTGTAACCCCAACGGCTGTTAAATTAAATGAGACTTGCACCATGATCCTATGCATTTCCTCAGAAATCAAAACAATGGGATTGAGTGATAAGCGTGTATTGAACAGTAGccttgcaacacaggggtttgcaCGTTTAATTGGAAGATTCCACTTCTTAATGAGACTTAACCCCAAATTAGTGTCCATATTAAGACTACTCCTTAACGCTTTTGGGAATGCAACTTAAACACTCAGTCAGCCATAACTCACTTGAAAGGGAAGTTTAAGGCAACGGTTGTGTAGATGCCACAAGGAATTTGAGAACCAAGAGATCGCATTATTTACACTGATTGTAGCAGATCTTATTTACAAAACCCTTTAGCAGCCTCGTGAAGGAGCCATcgaaggaggaggaagctctTAATGTTTATAGCACACCTTTAAGGGGCTCTCTTGACGCTGGGTGATGGCGACAGAAAAGGCAAAAAGATCCGAGATCCCCGTCTAATCTGCGGGGATTACATGCTCTATTTGCGGCATTGCCAGTCGCTACCATTTATCAGACGAAGATCTGACCTTAGCTAGAGAGTAAGCGGCTACGGCCGCCTAGCTAGCCTGCCGGAGCATCCAAGATTAGCCGAAGAGTCTGCTGGCAGCCTGAGGGTACACCTTGGCAAGCGCCTCTAAAACGGCGGCCCCCGAGGCAAAGCGAGCGAGCTCAAGGCTTCCACCTGCTGCATTGGAAAGGGAACTATTACACATGCCCACGCGGAGACGGAAGCagcctctttcccctcctctccccaatcCCGCCCTTCCCGTGGTTACGCAAACACAAGGCCGGGCGGGAGAAGCCGGGCTTGGTGGAGAGCGCGAGGCGAGAAGCGCTCTCCGAAGGGGCCTCCAAGCGCCGGAGCGGTAGCGACGCCTTCTGCCCGCCCGGCCCGCGGTGAGTACCCGAGCCTTGCTTGCCCCAGGCTGCTCGCCCTCCCGcctcctctgcagggaggtgggtgtCGGCGGAGCCGCTGCTGCAGAGCACCGACCCGCCGCCCTCCGACGCCTCGCCGCGGGCTGTGTAACCACAACAAAGCGGGAAGGTGGCGGGCGTGTGCCGGCGTTTCCTCCGACGTATCGGAGGAGCATTGGCCGTAGTGGCGGGGAGAGGGGGCGGTCTGGCTTTTTCCAATCGAGGAGAGGAAGGGGTTTGCCCTCCGTCCGACCCCGCCTGCATGCAACCAATTTTCTGCGCGTGGCTAGCCTATATGCAGCCTCCTTCGCCTTTTCGAGGAGCTCCTTCGTTAATCCTCCGTGCAATGTCGCTGCAATAATTATCATTAGGCTTCGGCTTGACGTGCGGGCGGGCTTTTGTCGCCAGCAAAGGTCGTTGCGGGAGGGGGGCGAGTTGCGCGCGATTATAGTCGCTCCCATTGCGCCCTGACGCATCGCGGTCACGACTCAGGAGGGAGGAAACCGCGCTCTTGACAGATGTCTTCCTAGGGAGCCGGAGCCTGTTTGGCTGTGACTGGGGAGGGCAAGTGACGTTTGAGATCTACCTCGAATGGGGAATGCTTATGCCTTTTAGAAGAGTGAGCCTGAAGCCATCTCCCAGTGTTAAACTTCGCTTTGTGCAGGCAAAGGAGCGGTGGGCTTCCTGCGTTCTGGGGTGGACCTGGTCTAGATAGGTAGCAGAATACTCAGAGCTGGATAGGTTGGGCTGTACTGCTTCAGATGCAAGTGATCGTGGGGAGGAAGTCTGTTTTGAATCCTTCATAATGTTAAACATACAAATGCCTCCCTGCAAGTAGAAGTGAGGCAGGGAAGCACATAGGAGACAATAATTCTAGCCCAGACTTCTCTTTACTGTGCTAGCTTTCTACATGTagggagattttattttttaaaaaaattaaaaagcaatgcaTCCACCTCACCAacagtctgaagtggtatagaTCATTCTACCACCTTCTTCATTTTTCTTTGCTATGGGCCAGGAAGTCCAGATCAAATAAAGCGGTATCCAGGCAGGCTGGAGCCTGCTTCCTTTTGTTTACCTCAATACATAGATACCTGTAGTGGTAAGATAAGAGAGTGGCAGAGCTTTACAGCATCTGTTAATATGGATCCTTTCTTTCTGTAAAGCAGGATTAGACAAcctgtgagggacgcgggtggcgctgtgggttaaaccacagagcctaggatttgccgatcagaaggtcggcggttcaaatccccgtggtggggtgagctcccgttgcttggtcccttctcctgccaacctagcagttcgaaagcacgtcaaagtgcaagtagataaataggtaccgctccagcaggaaggtaaacggtgtttccgtgcgctgctctggttcgccagaagtggcttagtcatgctggccacatgacccggaagctgtacaccggctccctcggccaataaagcgagatgagcaccgcaaccccagagtcggtcacgactggacctaatggtcaggggtccctttacctagcctTTCATATTGTTACAAAAAACGGGTGCCTGCCCCTCCCACTGCCGAGCAGTGGGAAGTTTGTGTCTTCATCCgtatcccaattaatcaaaatcctaaCATTTATTCattcctagggacgcgggtggcgctgtgggtaaaagcctcagcgcctagggcttgccaatcaaaaggtcggcggttcgaatccccgcggcggggtgcgctcccgttgctcggtcccagcgcctgccaacctagcagttcggaagcacccccaggtgcaagtagataaatagggaccgcttactggcgggaaggtaaacggcgtttccgtgtgctgcgctggctcgccagatgcagctttgtcacgctggccacgtgacccggaagtgtctctggacagcgctggcccctggcctcttaagtgagatgggcgcacaaccccagagtctgtcaagactggcccgtacgggcagggatacctttacctttttaaggtttAAGGGGAGTACCCCTTAGTCTataacaatataccgtatttactcaaatctaacaCTCACCtattttggccaaattatgttgtgAAAATTGAGgcgcgcattagatttgatggcgcattagactcgagtaagtACGATATTTGTTGGACTCCAccacccatcagccccatccaccattgccagtggtcaggggtgatcggaattgtagtccaacaacattgggagcACAGGTACCCCACTCCCACTGTAAAACATACTTCCCATGACTAGAATAGTCTGGATCAGTGTTGCATGCCTGCCAGCGTGCTTGCCTTCTGCGTACACACAGTCGGCATCACATGCATCTGTGAAATGTTCTCTGCATCCTCCCTCGCTTTCAGCAATGATACTCAGGAAGCAACGGTGGCAATTatcagacattttaaaaattgtatttttcTATGTTGCATTTCCTTGAGCTTCCTATGGAAGCATTTTAGTGGCTTTCTATGTGAGACTTTGCCAGGAGCTGTCAATACAGCGTGGTAAAGTTTTGTGCACCTTTAGATTATATGAAAATGTTAAACTCAGAATGGAAACAAGCAATTCCATGCAATATCAAATTTCCTTATGAAATGGTGGGAAAAGGAGCAACAAAATCCCCTCTAGGATCAttattgtcttttttaaaaaagataaatgaTTAACATTCTGCATAGACTTAAAGTTGGGCAGAGATACAGGGATGCAAACTTAAGCAGCTCTATAAGACCTCTAGCTCCACCTACGTTTCATATCCAATCCTTCTTCTTTAACTTTCCGCATGCTGGCAGAATCCCACCACTCCAAATGGTTAGGTCACATTGAAAGCGAAATCAGAACCTGTGGCCTATCACTTGAGTTGCTGCTTATGCTCCCACAATTGGAAGCATTCTAGACAATCAAGTACAGAATCCTGGAGATTGAATTCCAAACCCTTAGTTGCACAGCCAATAAACCCTGTTCCCCATTGGGGTTGGGAATTCCACCCTCTTTGGCCAGGACATTTCATATTTACACCAGCTGTACGATCCCCACCTACTCAGAGCTCTTTCCCTCGCAAGATTTAATGTCTTATCATCTGCAATTTTGCAAGGTAGATTTTTGAAAATCCCATACTCTGATACTGCCCTTGTGGCACAAAACAGGTTGAATGCATCacacacattttgttttattgGCCATTTTATGCAAAAATATATGATAAGTATTTGGCCCCCTTATTGAAGGAGGGGATTTATCACACTGGCTCTTCCAGGGTTTTCTATCTGCTGAACAATTGTAGTAATGACGTTGTGgagaatgtggcaagatttttgaGTGACGCCATGAAATTACATCACCATAGGTCCTAAGAGCCATTTTCATACCTCACAATGTTTGGACAGCTTTATCCTAAAGTATCTCCTACTATGTTTTGTTAACTGTATTGTGTTCTGATACATGTATAGAATGCACTTTTTCTATCCCAATAAAGGAGATTGACTGATTGACTTGTAGTTGTAGAGTGGGTTTTGAAcctatattttttaaattctCTGTTAGTAATTCTGGTGTTCCATTTGCAGGAACCGCATTTCAGCACCTTTTTTTGGATCATGGACCGTATGTATGAAGATGTGTCGGACTGTGAAGTGGATCACTCTTTCTTCGATAGTGACTTTGAAGAAGATGCGGCGAGGAaaggagcaacaacaaaaacagatgaGAAGGGAAATGGTGAGCACACACAAACGGAAGATACGATTACAGGCAAACCTGGCTTGAACACGGAAACCAAAGTGGTGGAGGATAACTGTACTGAGGAAGAAGACAAGGCAAATAAAGATACAGAATCTCAGGAGGGGGAGGAATTAATCAATGGTGCTTGTGATCCTGAAAATGCTGTGTTGTCGTTAGCTTCTCTAGATTCAGAAAAGGCAAGTACATCTGGTAGGATTTCAGCACAAGGTAAAGGAACGCATGGAAAAAATATTTCCTCTCAAGTTGACCAAATAGTTAAAGCATCTGAGGAAAACTACTATACAGATGAAGAAGACAGTAGCGATGACAGCAGAAACCAGAGGGTTAGACTTAAGTTGTGTAAGCAGTCTAATAGTGCAAAGGTTAGCAAGAATATTGCAGTCAGTTCctcctcgtcttcctcctcctcacattGCCTATCCTGTAGTTCTGATACAGACTGCTCAGATTCAGACGGTTGCTTGTCAGACTCATCCTGCTcttcttcaaaaaagaaaagcaaatgtaGCTTGCCGCTTCTTTCTCTGAGACAAAAACCCAGCCCAGGAATTAAATCGGTGGAAGTAAAACCGAAGCTCGGTGACTATGCAGAAGAGTCTGAAGATACTGTGACTGATGTGACTCCTCTGTCAACTCCAgacatcagccccatccagtcTTTTGAACTTGCAGCATCTAATGATAAGAAACTAAAGGTTAAAAGACAAGAAAATGTGAGCCAGGAGTTATATGGTAAGCATGAGGTGCAAAAAGCTTTACACTTTTGAGGAGAACAATTACAAGCCCTGACTGAATTTCTGTTTCTCCTTAGAACCCGACTTGGATCACAAATGTCATCAAAAGGTCCTGCAGGAGGCTGTGGACTTGAATCATCTTTTGAAAGGTGACATTTTCTTAACTTTAAAAATATGGGATTTGCTCTCTCAAAATAATAACATTCCGATAGAATATGTATGTCTCTGCTGTTCTTTCAGATCTGGATAAACATTTTCAGTTTTTTCATTGAGTTCTATGGAACAGCAATTGTTAACAAAAATATTTGTTTGGTAAAGTTATTATTTAGATAGACTGCACTCTATACACGATAAATGTCTTTTCAATTTATttctgtttattacatttatattgtgCCTTCTCTCCAATGAACTCAAGGAAGGACACAGAGTTTTCCCTGTCCATTTTATACTTCCATCAATGCATATAAGTTGCTATGGAGGTTAGGCTGATAAATAATTACAGGACCAAGGTTTCCCCACGGTGCTTAGTGATTGAGTGGGTGTTTGAATCTGGGTCTGCCCGGCCCATCTGTGCAATTCAGAGTAGTAGTAAAAATCTGCATGGCCATAGTAGCATAAATGACAACATATAACCTCTGAAGCAGACTCTTGAttctatgtatgtatgtgtttaaaTAGTACATTGCTAGCTAAGGTTTGTAGTTGAAAAGAGAACCTGAAATTTGCAGCCAAATTCTGTGGACGGCTTAGAAACTAAAGAGGCAGTCAATGGAAGACACTTTTTTTTTCCAGCAGAGCTGCTACGGCCCAGCCAAAAAAATTACATTCAAGGGGGACTGGGGAAACTTGGTTATCTCCTGAAAGATAAACCGGGTGTGGTGATCCTAGTTCACCAAGGCCCTCCCAACCCAATTTTCCTTCTACCCGCTTTCGCCCCACAGCAACAACCAGATCTCATGGTTCATCATAACAATGGACACTCAATGTATATTTATAGTAAAGTTATTATTTTCAAGTGGCAGTTTTCAGATGTTAGGATGCTTGTAGCTTATACATGTCAACCTTTTCTCTCCTAGCAGAGGTTCATTGTTGAATAAATTACTGAGAGGCAATAATCAGTGATGACTCAATGCTATGTATTTAATTAAGGTGGCTTTACTTGTTATTGTGAGGTGATCATTACAATTATCAAATTAATAATGAAACAGGAATTCAGCATATGCTTGTCTATTAGTTTGTGGTTCTGGTAAACACATCCAAACACCTTTCcatgtaaaaaaggaaaagaaagcatcAATTACCTTGTAGCCTAAAGCATCAATGCTCTATTGGACTCAAACTCTCTCAACCCATACAGAGCCTTCAAGACTTTTTATCTCCCTGTCTTAAATTTGCCAAAGTATTGCACCCATGGTAGCAACTATTCTGAAAATCAACTAGAGGTATTGTTTTAGAGGGCAAACCGTGAATATGGGAAAACTCCAGGACTCTGTAAAACTTCCCTTATTTACTGCAATAGAAGTTTAGTAGTTGTACTCCTTGGGAAGACGTGATCAAAAGTCTAGATGCTGCCTGAGAACTGTTTGAACACAATGTACTAAATTCACTGGTATGAAGTAGAGGAAATGTGTGCTGATCTCCTCCTGCAGGGCAAAAATTGATAATCCAAGCATATAAAATTGTCATGTGTATGAAACTCTGCTGTTCAGAAGTGTCCTCAGTTGCACATAAGTTCACACATGCCTTTCCTCTGCAGGAACTATCCAGGTGTCAGTCTTGGGGAAATAGTATCTGATATTAGCAACACAAAATTACGTACTTCAGTCGTAAACTGAATGTTACATTTTTCAGGCACTTTTGAAAGAGGGTGATAAATCAAAAGAGCGAGGGGAGGGTATTCCAATTAATTCTtgaaaatatattatatataaaaagaaactcAACATAAAATAAATATGGATTATTAACCATTTAAGTCACTTTGATGTAGAATGGGAGTACACATTAGCTTAATcatggtttttgaatgtttaaagATATTTTATCAGATCAAGACTGAAAAGATCTCAGATCatcattgctttaaaatgtgatgCTAGAACACTATTCATATCCTTTGatagtgataaatacttattcATCCTCTTGCACTTGAATTCTGGATAGACTTATTTTCAAGGTAATATTTCTTCTGTTCTTGCATCACTGGTAATTTGGTTTATGAAAGGGTATGTTCTTTAACTGTTAACACTCCAGAAGAGCCTTGATAATGTATGCATCTTTTCTCAGGTGAAgagaattttattttctttcttgccAGCAGCCCCAGAGACAACCTGAAACCTCATTTTAATGTCTGCTTTCTTCTCTCACATTGCATCTTGAGATTGTGATCAGATGCAGACTCCATCTGTCATCCAACTTTTCCCTTCTCCGCCTCCCCGCTTGCTTTGTTTGCCATCTAGCCTAATATATAGTTCCTGCCTGCTAATTTGTGGCATTTGGGTtgacctaataaaggtattgcccaaaTACAGACTttggatttttttccctttcagcCCAACTTCTCCTTTTGCATACCTTTTTTCATGTCACATATTTACACAATGCAAAGACCACACTGTTTTAGCCTCCTGTTTAGCCTCCAGTTTTTGTAATGCAAATATAAAAATGTCCTGTAGATGAAGGGAGCCGTTTGCCTGTCTCTGAGCATAAGTGAGTTAGAATAGGACTCTTAGAACAGGCTtactcaacctcagccctccagatgttttttggcctacaactcccatgatccctagctagcatgaccagtggtcaggtatgatgggaattgtagtctcaaaaaca from Podarcis raffonei isolate rPodRaf1 chromosome 9, rPodRaf1.pri, whole genome shotgun sequence harbors:
- the CFAP97 gene encoding cilia- and flagella-associated protein 97 isoform X2; amino-acid sequence: MDRMYEDVSDCEVDHSFFDSDFEEDAARKGATTKTDEKGNGEHTQTEDTITGKPGLNTETKVVEDNCTEEEDKANKDTESQEGEELINGACDPENAVLSLASLDSEKASTSGRISAQGKGTHGKNISSQVDQIVKASEENYYTDEEDSSDDSRNQRVRLKLCKQSNSAKVSKNIAVSSSSSSSSSHCLSCSSDTDCSDSDGCLSDSSCSSSKKKSKCSLPLLSLRQKPSPGIKSVEVKPKLGDYAEESEDTVTDVTPLSTPDISPIQSFELAASNDKKLKVKRQENVSQELYEPDLDHKCHQKVLQEAVDLNHLLKAFLQLEKKEQQKLVLDQSSIGSRKNYSFTNEEVRQIDRENQRLLKELTKHSAKPRSKSASLKKPPGPAPKMYHSAINRQREQQRIDRENLEVLREHPATVHLVP
- the CFAP97 gene encoding cilia- and flagella-associated protein 97 isoform X1, with amino-acid sequence MDRMYEDVSDCEVDHSFFDSDFEEDAARKGATTKTDEKGNGEHTQTEDTITGKPGLNTETKVVEDNCTEEEDKANKDTESQEGEELINGACDPENAVLSLASLDSEKASTSGRISAQGKGTHGKNISSQVDQIVKASEENYYTDEEDSSDDSRNQRVRLKLCKQSNSAKVSKNIAVSSSSSSSSSHCLSCSSDTDCSDSDGCLSDSSCSSSKKKSKCSLPLLSLRQKPSPGIKSVEVKPKLGDYAEESEDTVTDVTPLSTPDISPIQSFELAASNDKKLKVKRQENVSQELYEPDLDHKCHQKVLQEAVDLNHLLKAFLQLEKKEQQKLVLDQSSIGSRKNYSFTNEEVRQIDRENQRLLKELTKHSAKPRSKSASLKKPPGPAPKMYHSAINRQREQQRIDRENLAFLKRLEAVKPTAGMRRSEQLMDYQRQMSYLSSAPSPRRGKSALSHHSPSRGASRASSHSASSTVSRRSERPVYDSSSGALQRLKPTSIRAAWL